TCAGCTTGGTATAGTCCGAAACAGTGAAGACCAGATCTGCTGGTAATTGCTGTCTCCAATCAGTTGCTTCGTGCGCTGGCGCAGCAGGTACATGCCGCGCAGCCAGTTCACGGTGAAGAAGTCGCCTTCGACGTAGTTGGCCAGGATGCGTAACGACGTCTTGCGGCGGATGGCGAATCGGCCAATCACAGCCGGCATGCGAAGTCCATCCGCAACGCAGGCGGGCCGGTACATGCCGGGCTCCGAGGTGTAGACCTCTTCATATCCCGCGATCGCGCAGGCGCGGATCACATTCTCATTCCAGCGCCCCCCAGGCATGGAGATGGAGGTAACCGATGCGCCAATTTTGTCTTCCAGGGTCATGCGCGATCCGCGCACCTCTTCTTCCAGGCTTCCGGGGGTACAAGCCGAAAGAAAGACATGCGTCGCTCCGTGCGATCCGATGCGATGTCCATGTCCGGCAAGCAGGCGCAGGTCATCCCATCCGGCGTACTCGCTTCGCGCTTCCATCCACGCGGTGGGAATAAAGAAATGGCCGTGGATTCGCAGGCTGTTGAGGATCGGCATCACCCACCGGAGGTGCGAGCCATGGCCATCGTCAAAGGTGACGGACAACGGCTGCAGAGATCGTTCCGCAGCCAGGCGTGCCGTCCACATGTGAGCGGTGAAGGTCTCTGGTGTCATGCAATAGACATCTGTTGAGTGTTTTTCAGAAACCTCGTGATACGCCAGGACATGCGGGACGGGAGCATGCTTCGTCATACTGAGCCATCCTCCGCGCTGCGGTGCAGAACCGGCGGCTGAGTTGCGAGCGATGCCCGCGCTCTGCCCCAGCGCTGCAGAATGCCTGAGAGCACCATCAGAGCTGCTGCAATCAGGAGTAACGAGACAACCGGACGGCCAAGGATCAGATGATCGATGGCATGCAGTAAAACCTGTACAGACAAAGCGGGGATGTGCATTGCAATACCTATCAAATTCCTGCGGAACTCAGGACGCGCTCCACTGGCTCACCGGCTGGAAGAAATACCGGCTGCTGCAGCGGGATGTCTTTCATGAGTTCGTTGCATGTGGCTTCTGCGATCGACGTCATCGCGTTGTTGTTGAGGGTGTTATTCAGAATCTGCGCCGTATTGGCGACATAGACTCCCGCGACCGGAGTTCGTGCCGGAGGCACAATCTCGGAGTAGCCGATGGTTGGGACCGGCTGCACGGTGCGCTCGCGGAAGACAAAGCGGCGCTCAATGTCCTGCTCGGAAAGGTCTGGATGCATGCGGGAAAGGTCGCTCCAGACATGCTGCCAGATGGCGTCATCGCTGGCGCCAAACAGAGCATCGTCCGGCGAGGTGTAACGTGGAAGATAGACCAGGTGGCGCCCGTTGGTTTCCACCGCGGGGTCAATGAGGTTGGTCATCTCGATGATGCCGGTGAAACCAATCTTCTCTGTCACGTTGGTGACGTAAAAGGGACTCAACCGCCTCTTTAGAACGAGCACGACGCATAGGATGCCGAGATACATGACCTGTCCCAGGCGTTCCCGGTAGGCTGCATCCTGGGTGTCCAGCAGTTGTGCCACAACCTTATTGGGCACAGTGAGAACCACACCATCAAATACCAGCTCCTTATGGCAGGCCTTGATCCGGATGCTGCCATCCTGCGTTTCGGAGGTGTTGGGTGTGATGCTCCGGATCCTGACACCGGCGTTCGTCAATCCCTTCAGCTCCACCACAGACTGCTGCAGCCGGCGGAACACAGCATCGTAGCCGCCATGCACATAACCAAGCTGCTCCTGCTGGCCGGGACCACGGTCGCGGGTTGAGGCAAGGCGAACGATCGTACCCCAGAGAAATGCCGCCGAGGCATACCGGCGCAGTTCGCCCAGCTTGCAACGGAACAACGGTTCCCACACCTGCTCATAGACTTTGCTGCCGAACAGGCGACGTGTCCAGCGGCACAGCGGCACGGATTCCAGCGCCAGGCCATTCTTGATCTTCGTAACGTAAAGCGTCACCAGAGCGAGGCGCATTTTCGAGAATAGGGAAAGATGCCGGTAGCGGAGCAGGTCAGCCGGACTGGTCATCTTGTGCAGTTCACCATGCGAGTAGAGACCGACCTCCGTCTTGTTCCATCGCAGCTCGCCGCTTAGACCAAGATCGTGCAGCAGATTCAGAAGTGCCGTGTCCGAGGTGAGAATGCAGTGATAAAACCTGTCCCAGCGGAACGAGCCGAAGTCCTGCGAGGTTGTCAGGCCACCAATCTCCGGCTGGCTTTCCAGGATGGTCACCTTGTAGCCGGCGCGCAGCAGGCGGAAGGCACAGACCATACCGGTAAAGCCGCCGCCGACAACCGCGATATGTGAGGGACGAGACGCAGCGTTCTGCATGTTAGATACTCCCCGCGACCAGTGCGGCGCCGCATGTGATAAGTCCAATAGCCATCCACCGGGGCCGGGAAACGTGTTCTCCAAGCAGCATGGCGGCAAGCGCCGTCACCAGGACATATCCGAGGCTGAGCATGGGGTAGGCATACGAGATATCGAGCTGCCGGAGCGCAAGAATCCAGCAAAGTGTCGCCGTACCGAACAGAACCGTCCATAACCCCAGCCATGGAGCCGCCGCAAGACGCGCGGTATGTTGACTGCGGGCCATGGTGTTGGTCGTGTGTTTGAGCGTGATCTGCGCAAAAGAGCCGAGAGCAATGCTTGCTGCTAGGGCTCCCCAGGAGAGTGCAAGGGATGGTGTCGTGCCTGTCATCCGGTAACGCTCCTGTCTGTTTTTGAAAGCAGTGCGATGCCCACGGCCATGACGCTGATGCCTGCCCAGCGCACCAGGCCCATCTGCTCATGCAGCAGGAAATGTCCGGCAATGCCCAGCAGAACGTAGTTTGTTGCCGCAAGCGGATAAAGATAGCTGATGTTCTTCTGCGCTACGGCTGCGAACCAAAGCACGGTTCCCAGCCCGTAGACGCAGAGCCCGATGAGGACTCCCATCGGGAGGATCAGTGGCCAATGCAGAGCCGGCAGACCAAAGCGGCCCTTCCCCAAAAGGCCCAGCTTGATGAGGATCTGCCCCGCTGCAGCCATGGCCACTGAGCCACCCACCAAAATCTCCGATTTGTAACGAGCGAATCGCATGAGTCGTTCTGTGAAAGGTTCCAGTGGTTACTGCGCTGCTACGACCGGGATATTGTTGGGGATCATGGGAAGTCGTGGAGTCCACTGCCGGTTGATGGGGGGGGCTGGCGGCAGCTCCTTCTCCGGAGCATTCGGGTTCAGCGAGACCGGAAGTCCATCCATCTCGAGCGACTTCTGTGCGGCCTCCAGGATGCGGACCACGCGCAGGCCGTCCTGTGAATCGCTGCGCGGTGTAACGCGGTGCTCCACGCAGTAAAGGAAGTGCTGGAACTCCAGCTTCAGCGGCTCGGTCGTCGTCAGGCGCGGAATCTGGATATCTCCGAAGCGCACCTGAATGGCTTCGCCATAGGAGCTGGCAGGTGGCGCCTGCGCTCCACTGTCGTAAATGCGAAGCTTCTCCGTGGCGGCGGCGTCGTCAAAGACCAGCATCTTCTTGCTGCCAACCACCGTGGTGCTGCGCATCTTGTGCGGGTCAAGCCACGAGATATGGATGTGCGCCATGCGGCGGTTTTCGAAGAAAAGGCTCAGGAAGACGACATCTTCAATGCCGTCCTGAATAAAGGACTGGCCGCGAGCGCTTACATCCACCGGCTCTTCTCCCAGGATGTAAAGAATCTGCGAGATGTCGTGCGGCGCGAAGCTCCACAGGGCGTTTTCGTCGCCGCGGATACGGCCAAGGTTCACGCGCTGGGTATAGATGTAATAGATGTCGCCCAGGTCGCCGGACTGCACGATCTCGCGAATGCGGTTGACGGCAGGGTGATACTCCAGAAGATGGCCCACCATCAGGATGCGGTTGCGGGCATCCGCCAGGGCCGCGAGCTCTTCGGCATCCCGGACATTCAGCGTGAAGGGCTTCTCCACAAAGACATCCTTATCCGCGAGCAGGGCTTTCTTGGCGAGGCTGTAGTGCGTAATCGCCGGAGAGCTGATGACGACCGCGTTAATCTCCGGGTAATGCGCGAGCATTTCATCAAGTGATGCAACCGTTTGCACACCCCAGTTCCGTTGCGCCATCGTCCGGCGGTTTTCACTCAGGTCACTGCAGACGACCAGGTCGCACTCTGGCATTTCGTACAGGCAGCGTGCAACATTGCATCCCCAGGCTCCAAGGCCTATGACTCCAACCTTCAATCGGGTTCCCATCATCGTCCGAATCTCCTTCTGTGAATCGTGTGCAACCTGTCAATGCAATCGCAAGGCCAACATATCCCCGTATAT
Above is a genomic segment from Terriglobus tenax containing:
- a CDS encoding polysaccharide deacetylase family protein, with the translated sequence MTKHAPVPHVLAYHEVSEKHSTDVYCMTPETFTAHMWTARLAAERSLQPLSVTFDDGHGSHLRWVMPILNSLRIHGHFFIPTAWMEARSEYAGWDDLRLLAGHGHRIGSHGATHVFLSACTPGSLEEEVRGSRMTLEDKIGASVTSISMPGGRWNENVIRACAIAGYEEVYTSEPGMYRPACVADGLRMPAVIGRFAIRRKTSLRILANYVEGDFFTVNWLRGMYLLRQRTKQLIGDSNYQQIWSSLFRTIPS
- a CDS encoding FAD-dependent oxidoreductase, coding for MQNAASRPSHIAVVGGGFTGMVCAFRLLRAGYKVTILESQPEIGGLTTSQDFGSFRWDRFYHCILTSDTALLNLLHDLGLSGELRWNKTEVGLYSHGELHKMTSPADLLRYRHLSLFSKMRLALVTLYVTKIKNGLALESVPLCRWTRRLFGSKVYEQVWEPLFRCKLGELRRYASAAFLWGTIVRLASTRDRGPGQQEQLGYVHGGYDAVFRRLQQSVVELKGLTNAGVRIRSITPNTSETQDGSIRIKACHKELVFDGVVLTVPNKVVAQLLDTQDAAYRERLGQVMYLGILCVVLVLKRRLSPFYVTNVTEKIGFTGIIEMTNLIDPAVETNGRHLVYLPRYTSPDDALFGASDDAIWQHVWSDLSRMHPDLSEQDIERRFVFRERTVQPVPTIGYSEIVPPARTPVAGVYVANTAQILNNTLNNNAMTSIAEATCNELMKDIPLQQPVFLPAGEPVERVLSSAGI
- a CDS encoding SMR family transporter, whose product is MTGTTPSLALSWGALAASIALGSFAQITLKHTTNTMARSQHTARLAAAPWLGLWTVLFGTATLCWILALRQLDISYAYPMLSLGYVLVTALAAMLLGEHVSRPRWMAIGLITCGAALVAGSI
- a CDS encoding EamA family transporter, which gives rise to MRFARYKSEILVGGSVAMAAAGQILIKLGLLGKGRFGLPALHWPLILPMGVLIGLCVYGLGTVLWFAAVAQKNISYLYPLAATNYVLLGIAGHFLLHEQMGLVRWAGISVMAVGIALLSKTDRSVTG
- a CDS encoding Gfo/Idh/MocA family protein, giving the protein MMGTRLKVGVIGLGAWGCNVARCLYEMPECDLVVCSDLSENRRTMAQRNWGVQTVASLDEMLAHYPEINAVVISSPAITHYSLAKKALLADKDVFVEKPFTLNVRDAEELAALADARNRILMVGHLLEYHPAVNRIREIVQSGDLGDIYYIYTQRVNLGRIRGDENALWSFAPHDISQILYILGEEPVDVSARGQSFIQDGIEDVVFLSLFFENRRMAHIHISWLDPHKMRSTTVVGSKKMLVFDDAAATEKLRIYDSGAQAPPASSYGEAIQVRFGDIQIPRLTTTEPLKLEFQHFLYCVEHRVTPRSDSQDGLRVVRILEAAQKSLEMDGLPVSLNPNAPEKELPPAPPINRQWTPRLPMIPNNIPVVAAQ